The Aureimonas populi genome includes the window CTGGGCGATCCTGCCGGCGGTGGTGGGCATGGGCATGCTTAATGCGGGGGTGGAGCAGATCGACGGCCACGCCTTCGGCATCACCTTCGTCACCGGCGCCCTGTCACGCTTCGGGCGCGGCCTCGGCCGCCGCCTGATGGGCGACAGGAACGGCGCGTGGCGCTACCAGCTCGTGCCGTGGCTGGGCATGTTCGCGGGGGCGCTGGCGGGGGCGTTCTCCCATGCGGCGCTGGGCCAGAACGCGCTTCTCGCCTCGGCCGGGGCATGCATCCTCCTGGCGCTGGTCAGCCACGCCATCCCCGCCACGTGGCGCCGGGGCTACGTCTCGCCGGCCCGCCCGGCGCGGCGCGGTTGAGGGCAGGCGGCATCCGGTCGAGCGGGTGCACGCGGTTGCCGCGGCGCGGGTGCAGCCGCGCGGGTTCGGTCGCCCTCACCACGAGTCGCGTCGAAGGGCAAGGCGGGGAACAGCGTGCCGCCCGTTCCTCGCCGCTCGACGGCCTCAAGGGGGGAGCATACCGGCAACGGGGCCGCAGGCCGACGCGACGCCCATAGGCCGGACGAAGCCTATCGAGCGTCGATCTCGTCCTTCAGGAAGGCCTCGACCTTCGCCGGGTCCACGTCGTCGCTGACGAAGCTTTGCCCGATGCCCCGTGTCAGGATGAAGGTGAGGCGTCCGCGCTTCACCTTCTTGTCCTGCGCGATCTTGCCCATCAGCGCCTCGCAGGTGAAGCCCGCGCCGGGGATCTGGCCGATGCGCGTGGGAAGCCCCGCCGCCTCCAGATGCGCCGCCGCCCGCGCCGCGTCCTCGGGCGGGCACAGGCCGAGCCGTGCCGAGAAGCGGTGCGCCAGCGCCATGCCGATGGCCACGCCCTCGCCATGCACCAGCCGGGCGGGGTCGTAGGCGACGCCCGCTTCCAGCGCGTGGCCGAAGGTGTGGCCGAGATTGAGGAGGGCGCGCCGGCCGTCCTCGCGCTCGTCTTCCTCCACCACCACGGCCTTGGCGCGGCAGCACTGCGCCACCGCCTCGGCCCGTTGCGCGCCGCCGGCGAAGATCGCCGGGCGGTTCTCCTCCAGCCAGGCGAAGAAGTCCGGCCGGTCGATCAGCCCGTACTTGACCATCTCGGCATAGCCGGCCGCGAACTCACGCGGCGCCAGGGTGTCGAGCACGCTCGTGTCGGCGATGACGAGGTCGGGCTGGTGGAAGACGCCGACAAGGTTCTTGCCGCGCGGCGAGTTGATGCCCGTTTTGCCGCCCACCGAGGAATCGACCTGCGCCAGCAGCGTGGTGGGCACCTGCACGAATC containing:
- a CDS encoding YoaK family protein, whose protein sequence is MNPRARRHRRLRRTRFGLGLALTLSLAFAAGMTDAIGLILVGRYVSFMSGNTTQLGVSLVEGDGGSGLFLAAILACFVAGNALGEIVMRAANRRHSVLLTCIALLVAMPVFLGVMPWAILPAVVGMGMLNAGVEQIDGHAFGITFVTGALSRFGRGLGRRLMGDRNGAWRYQLVPWLGMFAGALAGAFSHAALGQNALLASAGACILLALVSHAIPATWRRGYVSPARPARRG
- the aroB gene encoding 3-dehydroquinate synthase translates to MEHESPRTVRIALGSRSYDILVGPGLIAGAGREIARRLPGARAAIVTDETVAGLHLPALLASLGAAGLEATPIVLPAGERTKSFEQLVALVDRLLELRLERGDAVIALGGGVIGDLAGFAAGIVKRGMRFVQVPTTLLAQVDSSVGGKTGINSPRGKNLVGVFHQPDLVIADTSVLDTLAPREFAAGYAEMVKYGLIDRPDFFAWLEENRPAIFAGGAQRAEAVAQCCRAKAVVVEEDEREDGRRALLNLGHTFGHALEAGVAYDPARLVHGEGVAIGMALAHRFSARLGLCPPEDAARAAAHLEAAGLPTRIGQIPGAGFTCEALMGKIAQDKKVKRGRLTFILTRGIGQSFVSDDVDPAKVEAFLKDEIDAR